The following are encoded in a window of Salmo trutta chromosome 27, fSalTru1.1, whole genome shotgun sequence genomic DNA:
- the LOC115164221 gene encoding glucokinase-like has translation MLCVSSFMGQMGKMPCSLSSVLETVLMVEQILSEFRLKKEQLKEVMKRMMREMDRGLRVETHQEASVKMLPTYVCSTPEGSEVGDFLALDLGGTNFRVMLVKVGEDEERGWKVETKHQMYSIPEDAMTGTAEMLFDYIAECISDFLNRQHIKHKKLPLGFTFSFPVRHENIDKGILLNWTKGFKASGAEGNNVVGLLRDAIKRRGDFEMDVVAMVNDTVATMISCYYEDRSCEVGMIVGTGCNACYMEEMRTVELVEGEEGRMCVNTEWGAFGANGELEEFRLEYDRVVDETSLNPGQQLYEKLISGKYMGELVRLVLLKLVNEELLFNGEASTLLKTRGSFETRYVSQIESESGDRKQIYNILSTLGVLPSELDCDIVRLACESVSTRAAHMCGAGLAGVINRMRERRSQAVLKITVGIDGSVYKLHPCFQDRFHKVVRELTPHCDITFIQSEEGSGRGAALISAVACKMAACMLTP, from the exons ATGCTGTGCGTCAGTTCCTTCATGGGCCAGATGGGGAAGATGCCTTGTAGCCTCAGCTCTGTGCTAGAGACAGTCCTCATG GTTGAGCAGATCCTGTCGGAGTTCAGGCTGAAGAAGGAGCAGTTGAAGGaagtgatgaagaggatgatgagGGAGATGGACCGGGGACTGCGTGTAGAGACGCACCAGGAGGCCAGTGTCAAAATGCTGCCCACCTACGTCTGTTCTACCCCTGAAGGATCAG AGGTGGGGGATTTCCTGGCCCTGGACCTGGGGGGGACTAACTTCCGTGTGATGTTGGTGAAGGtgggggaggatgaggagaggggatggaAGGTGGAGACCAAACACCAGATGTACTCCATCCCTGAGGATGCCATGACAGGCACGGCTGAGATG CTCTTTGACTACATTGCTGAGTGTATATCAGACTTCCTGAACAGACAACACATCAAGCACAAGAAGCTTCCTCTGGGTTTCACTTTCTCCTTTCCTGTACGACACGAGAACATAGACAAG GGCATCCTACTGAACTGGACCAAAGGGTTCAAGGCGTCTGGAGCAGAGGGTAACAACGTGGTGGGACTACTGAGAGATGCCATCAAGAGGAGAGGG GACTTTGAGATGGACGTTGTTGCCATGGTGAACGATACAGTTGCCACCATGATATCTTGTTACTATGAGGACCGCAGCTGCGAAGTGGGAATGATTGTGG GTACTGGGTGTAACGCTTGCTACATGGAGGAGATGCGGACAGTGGAGCtggtggagggggaagaggggaggatgtGTGTGAACACAGAGTGGGGGGCATTCGGAGCCAACGGAGAGCTCGAGGAGTTTAGACTGGAGTACGACAGGGTGGTGGACGAGACATCACTCAACCCTGGACAACAACT CTATGAAAAGCTCATCAGTGGGAAGTACATGGGAGAGCTGGTGCGGCTGGTATTGTTGAAGCTGGTGAACGAGGAGTTGCTGTTTAATGGAGAGGCCTCTACCCTGCTGAAGACTCGCGGCAGCTTTGAAACGCGCTACGTCTCCCAGATAGAGAG TGAATCTGGAGACAGGAAGCAGATCTACAACATCCTGTCTACGCTGGGCGTGTTGCCGTCGGAGCTGGACTGTGACATTGTGCGTCTAGCTTGTGAGAGCGTGTCCACGCGGGCAGCACACATGTGTGGGGCGGGGTTAGCCGGCGTCATCAACCGTATGAGAGAACGTCGCAGCCAGGCGGTGTTGAAGATCACTGTGGGCATCGACGGCTCCGTCTACAAACTCCACCcctg TTTCCAGGACAGGTTCCACAAAGTTGTGCGGGAGCTGACGCCTCACTGTGACATCACCTTCATCCAATCAGAGGAAGGGAGTGGCCGGGGGGCGGCACTTATCTCAGCAGTAGCCTGTAAGATGGCAGCGTGCATGCTGACACCGTGA
- the myl7 gene encoding myosin regulatory light chain 2, atrial isoform, whose amino-acid sequence MASKKAANKRQRGAQKSCSNVFSMFEQSQIQEFKEAFGCIDQDRDGVIKKQDLRETYGQLGKLNVKDEELDEMLNEGKGPINFTVFLTLFGEKLNGTDPEDTILAAFKLFDPNGTGFVNKDEFKRLLMNQADKFTAEEVDQTFSVAPIDVAGNIDYKSLCYIITHGDEKEES is encoded by the exons atg GCCAGTAAGAAGGCTGCTAATAAGAGACAGCGGGGAGCCCAGAAGAGCTGTTCCAATGTCTTCTCCATGTTCGAACAGTCTCAGATACAGGAGTTCAAGGAG GCTTTCGGCTGTATTGACCAAGACAGAGATGGTGTGATCAAAAAACAGGATCTGAGAGAAACCTATGGACAGCTAG GGAAGCTGAACGTGAAGGATGAGGAACTGGATGAGATGTTGAACGAGGGGAAGGGTCCCATCAACTTTACTGTGTTCCTTACTCTATTTGGAGAGAAACTCAACG GCACAGACCCTGAGGACACCATCCTCGCTGCCTTCAAGCTCTTTGACCCAAACGGCACAGGTTTCGTCAACAAGGATGA GTTTAAACGATTACTGATGAACCAGGCTGATAAATTCACAGCAGAGGAG GTGGACCAGACGTTCTCTGTGGCTCCAATTGACGTGGCCGGCAACATCGACTACAAGTCACTGTGTTACATCATCACACACGGAGACGAGAAGGAGGAGTCCTAA